TTCATTTTTTTGTAGTTAAGGAAAAAGAAGAGGTTCAAGTTATTGGCCGATGAGTTATCAGAACTTTGATAATGGCTGAcaggaatttgaggtttggaGCAGGGTacttgaaaaagaagaagaagagatgcaCGCTAAAGAGTTTCTTAGAGCTAGCTTTCTTTTCCCTAAACTCTAAGCCGCAGGAAATCATTTGAATAGccataaagactgaaactgactATATCCAGCCATTTTGGAATATACCTGCTCAGATAAAATACCAGACAAGCCAACTACTGCCCCAGGTTTAGCATAAGAAACAATATGATCTgccaattccaagagaggattcaaAAGTATATTAGCAATGACCACATCATATTTCTCTGTTTCAGATACATGTCCCATTCCATAAGTGCTGTGCTCTTTGACAGCCTCATTTGTCCCTTCATTCATCAAGGAAGTGCAGGTTTTGTTGGAAACTAGGCGTAATTCCATTGTCTCAGGTCTTATATTGTTTAGAGCAGCATTACGACTTGCAGATGTGATTGCTTGGGGATCTACATCAATTCCAACTGACAAAGAAGCACCAAACTGCATTCCCAGTCAAAACAACAAACTAGTACTTGAGAGTCAATTGGCAGCATAAAAATTTCACACTAGAAAATCACATGAGAACGCACCATGGAAAAATAAGTAATAATGACAATTTAAAAAGCCAGATTAAAAGATTCAGGAAAGAAACAATGGGTGTTAAGAATGGAAAGAGGTGTGCACATAATTCTGAACTTATAATAATCAAATAACTAAAAACTCCAGTTATCGATAGTAAACAAAAGAAATTAGTTTAATTATTCAGGATATGATTGAGTGTGCATGTTTCACATGCAGTTATGAAAAGCATTGAACAAACTTCTACCTTCAAAAGCTCATTTGGTTATCATTATTTCAGTTGCAGGATGTTTCTACCAATACTTGAATAGACAGAATATCATTCAAGATATTgaagtaaataatttattaattttatcataTACAAGATCATCCCATATGTATATTGACTATGTTCTGCGCCAATGAAGTGTACAAATGTTGAGTAGAGCTTCTACTATTGCATAGGAAGTTCTTACTTTTCATTTGATAGATAAACAAATGCAAGGACTTCACCAGTTAGAAGGAATTTTCTTCAAATCTAAATCTTTATGGTatcagctctctctctctctctctctctctctcttcttcttcttcttcttcttcttttctcagaAGGAGACAGACTAAAATGACACAAACCAACAAGAAATTTACCAAAGTGCAGCTTCATAATTAGTAGGTTACAAATCAACTTGACAGGATATAAGCCATAATATCTTGAATTCAGAACTAAAAAAAGATGAGGCTCTAATTTGATTTAAATCAAAGGTTGAATTATAAAAGCAAAAATATTACCTTAAGtgctgcaattgcaagaattccaGAACCTGTACCATAGTCCAAGAAAAATTCTCCTCCTTTTATCAAACCTCGTAGCAGCAATAGGCACAACTTAGTAGTAGAGTGCTCCCCAGTTCCAAATGCTAATCCAGGATTCAGAATTATATTTGTTGCCCCAACATCCTATAGGGGACAGGAAAATATGATAACTCTTTAAGAGATTAAGAGAATATTCAAGAGGCTTGAAATTTAATGTGTAGTTGTATATGCATGCAATTTCATGAATCTCCCAACACACACAGAACTTTTCACTCCTTGAAGAAAAGTCAAAAAGGCATGTGTACACATCCATGtgtccacacacacacacacacacacagctttTTAGGTTGTTTTAAAGCAAAATGGTAAGATATGCCTATATATGGTGACCAGTGATTCCAATAAAACTTAGAAGATAGTTTTAGATAATCATACTGGGGGAGATCTCCACTCAGGCACAATCCAAAGTCCTTCAGTAACTTCCAGAGGATGAAATGATTCCTGTAACAGACAAAATGAAAGCAACTAACATCCACAGAAATACAATAAAATAATTACAGCTTTATAGCACAGTTCAATGTCATTATCTTGATGGGAAGAATGAGATTAATGATCTATGTATTCGTACCAAAAAAATTCATTTGCCAATACATTCTGACAAACTAAAGCCATCAATAATTACTTGCAGTTCTTATTCTTTCTTGTTACTGGACAGTCCATGATGGTACATTACAAACTAACATACATGTAGCATGTTTATGCAtccaaataaataattattaccaGGGGCCTTCAGCTCAAGGACTGATTTATAATTCCTTGGATAGAAACATCGATTTCCTTTGATAAATCGTTAGTTGGCCAAAAATAGGCACCATTCCATTTGCGTAACTACAGTGGTGAGTAATCATCATCACATGAGAGTCAAATCCACAATGGATTAAATTGAATTTAGACAAGGTTTTTACTAACCAAAACAGTAGGATATGAATAATTAAGCAAAGATCTCAATGACGTgccagggtttttttttttttttttttttttttctatatttgcAAGTTGTGATGAACCAGAGAATGATGAGTTCAGGTGTAGGTTCATTTATTTTACAGTTTTAATGAAAATATTGCAAGGAGATTAGAAAGACTTCTTCCATCAAGAAAGATTTTTGCATGGCATACTTAACCTTTTGGTCTTTGCAGTGCCCTACTTTGGCAAAGAGAATAGTTGCTTTTAACCCATTCTAAAACACACTAATAGCAAGATAAGAATCTTGGTTACCAACAAAACTATTATTCTAGTGGGTCTTAGAATCTATGAACACATGGGATTATTAAACTTCATATAGCATTCtaattctctctctctccaactctatctcacacacacacacacacacacacatagttGTGATACtcgtgaaaaaaagaaaaaaaaaaagagaggaagaaaTTAGCCAGCAAAAGAACTAGCCCTAATCTGCACAGGACAAGTTTCTTCctttcacaattaaattttggattGCTAATCAATCACACAGAAACAAGGACAAAATAAATCATGAATAAACATCCCATTTAACTGAAACAAAGAATCAAGCAACACAAAGAAAATACTAAATTTCACGTTAACTATTAACCATAAATAATCAAAAGAAAATCAACCTGTGTCTTCTGAATCCAGTCACATTGCTCCCCCATTTTAACCTCATAGGCTGGTATCTCTTTCAAGCCTATGGAATCAGCAGCTTGTGAAAGGCACACATCCACATCTTGGAATTGAGGAAACACAGAATCAATGTGAATCTGagtgaaaataaataaacaaataaagaaTGTGAGACAGATTTTGAACAGTGGGCAGTGGGCTTGCTATATTGCACATCATAATTACAGGACTAGAAAAATAGTTTTTTTATTCAAGAAATGAAAATCAAGCATTGTAGTTATCACAAAGTCATCTAAAGCTTGAACTATAGTATTACTAAAGAAATATTACACATGGAAAGGTGGAGATGATTGCTGAGGTTTGTCACAATTAAATACAACTATTTAGGTTATGATCTGTGCAGATTGGCCTGCCAAGAATTTAAAGACCGAGTATAGCACGAAACAAAGCTTGCATGTAATTGAACAAATCTATATATTAGCCATGACGGTGCTGCCAAACAGCATCATGATATCATCACCTCTTACATTGCCCAAGAAATTAACCTATTTCCTATAAACTAACCCCATGACATTTTTGGTCTACCACTTGACCTTTCTGCCTCTTCTACAAGAATGTTATAATTCTTTCTCACTAATACAAATGAGGTCTAAATAATGATCTTTCCTCAACATTTCCACAATTGGCACCATCTTTATACTCTGTGATACTGTTTTATATCCAAGAGATTAGAAAACAACAAGAAAATATAACAAGTATTCCCTAAAAAAAATctagaaaaatcaaatattcctaaaAATTATTCCAAACAAGATAAATAAATAACAGATCATATAGGGAACCTCATGAGAGCTCTCACAGTCATCTTGTTCATCTATACTGGTACAACTTGCACCAAAGCATAAAAGAGCTTCTGAAAACATATCCTGATAAACAATAAAGCAGCAGCATGCAGGTCAAATCACATGAAATCCTTCATCTCCTACATTGCATGGACTTTTAGCTTACAATGTgatcaaattatgaaattatCTATAAGACTTTATTatcacattttattcaaatatgccAAAAAAGCTTGTTCAAATAGAACGCAAAATTCGAAAAGAAAGAAGGAATGATGCTCACAGCTACTTCTTTTGGACAGCGAATGCGAACAGAAAGGTAAGCAGAGGAATCAGTAGTTGCAGAGGTATCGTGCGAAGCAGCGAGTGAAGTGCCAGAACGAACAGACGAGAAAGAAGATACGAGATTAATCATTGAGAAGAGCGAAGAATTGGGTTTTGATCGGTATCGACATTCAGgtttgaagcttgagagagaagagagagataaTGAGCGACGGAGGCCCCAGGAGAAAGTGTAAGATAGGTGTTTGAAGAAATGACTCTTGGACATTTCTTGCTGCAGGCGGATGCTGTCAGCACTTAGCAGACCCAGGGAGGGAAGCAACCGCTGGTTGGCGCGGGATTGTATAATGGCCTGTTTGAATTAACAGTTGAATACAACTTAAACTGAAACCGATAGCTGTTAACTGATAGCTAATAATAGTTGTTTTATGTTAAgagtttaataaaattatatttaattgataTTGTTTATATGTGAAATgattaataagggtatatattataaaatttattttattatttaaataaatataaaattttaaatttattatattatattatttattttattattaaattaaatatataattattaatcttttatattatattatttattttattattaaaataaaaaaataattatttttttaagataattaaataattttaaaaatataaataaaataataaaataattattattattaatagaaaatttataattaattttaagtttttgaatataaataaatattttatattttatgttattaataaaaaatattttaataaagttgaaatatgttaattaaaatattaaaattataaataaaaaaataaaaatattaataatattaattttcaagttaaataaaaaaagatagtatggtcaaaataaaaaataaaatcagctATCACCGATGGTAAATGTATTTCTAAAAATAGAATGATATAGAACCGcactgatgggtatcatatcagttgcccatcagctatcagctctatttttttaaacttaccaAACACTATAATTTACATGTTTGGGTGTCTATTAGCTATCAGTTACatccaacaggtaaaccaaacactcTCTAAATCTTCGTTGCGtttcagttaaaaaaataaatataaaatacttggtttcttttttttgtttttaagatTTATtgcataataaatttttaataatgcaGATATTAACCTGTAGTAAACTCAGTTCACAatttcatttttccctttttttctttttttttaagctCAGTTTACAAGTGAGTTTGCTTTTCATCG
The Hevea brasiliensis isolate MT/VB/25A 57/8 chromosome 15, ASM3005281v1, whole genome shotgun sequence genome window above contains:
- the LOC110655327 gene encoding uncharacterized protein LOC110655327 yields the protein MSKSHFFKHLSYTFSWGLRRSLSLSSLSSFKPECRYRSKPNSSLFSMINLVSSFSSVRSGTSLAASHDTSATTDSSAYLSVRIRCPKEVADMFSEALLCFGASCTSIDEQDDCESSHEIHIDSVFPQFQDVDVCLSQAADSIGLKEIPAYEVKMGEQCDWIQKTQESFHPLEVTEGLWIVPEWRSPPDVGATNIILNPGLAFGTGEHSTTKLCLLLLRGLIKGGEFFLDYGTGSGILAIAALKFGASLSVGIDVDPQAITSASRNAALNNIRPETMELRLVSNKTCTSLMNEGTNEAVKEHSTYGMGHVSETEKYDVVIANILLNPLLELADHIVSYAKPGAVVGLSGILSEQLPYIMDRYSVLLEDISVSEIDDWACVSGKKKRSVDSS